A window from Anser cygnoides isolate HZ-2024a breed goose chromosome 1, Taihu_goose_T2T_genome, whole genome shotgun sequence encodes these proteins:
- the LOC106041662 gene encoding LIM and senescent cell antigen-like-containing domain protein 1 isoform X5: protein MTALQLKELSQSGLYRRRRDRPDSVGQPAWQEEKLSNMANALANAICERCRGGFAPAEKIVNSNGELYHEQCFVCAQCFQQFPEGLFYEFEGRKYCEHDFQMLFAPCCHQCGEFIIGRVIKAMNNSWHPECFCCDICQQVLADIGFVKNAGRHLCRPCHNREKARGLGKYICQKCHAIIDEQPLIFKNDPYHPDHFNCANCGKELTADARELKGELYCLPCHDKMGVPICGACRRPIEGRVVNAMGKQWHVEHFVCAKCEKPFLGHRHYERKGLAYCETHYNQLFGDVCFHCNRVIEGDVVSALNKAWCVNCFACSTCNTKLTLKNKFVEFDMKPVCKKCYEKFPLELKKRLKKLAETLGRK from the exons ATGACGGCCTTGCAGCTGAAAGAGCTGTCACAGTCGGGTCTGTACAGGAGGAGACGGGATCGTCCGGATAGCGTGGGGCAGCCCgcctggcaggaggagaagctgag CAACATGGCGAATGCGCTCGCGAATGCCATCTGTGAGCGCTGTAGAGGTGGCTTTGCACCAGCAGAGAAAATTGTCAACAGCAACGGTGAGCTGTACCACGAGCAGTGCTTCGTGTGCGCCCAGTGCTTCCAGCAGTTTCCTGAAGGGCTCTTCTACGAG tttGAAGGGAGGAAGTACTGTGAACatgattttcaaatgcttttcgCCCCTTGCTGCCATCAGTGTG GTGAGTTCATTATTGGTCGTGTTATTAAGGCTATGAACAATAGTTGGCATCCAGAATGCTTCTGCTGTGACATCTGCCAACAAGTATTGGCAGATATTGGATTTGTCAAGAATGCTGGGAG ACATCTCTGCCGTCCTTGCCATAACAGGGAAAAGGCCAGAGGCTTGGGAAAGTACATTTGCCAGAAGTGTCATGCCATTATTGACGAACAGCCTCTCATATTCAAAAATGATCCTTATCACCCTGATCACTTCAACTGTGCAAACTGCGG GAAGGAGCTTACTGCTGATGCTCGTGAGTTGAAGGGAGAATTATATTGTTTACCCTGCCATGACAAAATGGGTGTCCCCATCTGTGGAGCATGTAGAAGACCAATTGAAGGACGAGTGGTGAATGCTATGGGCAAACAGTGGCATGTGGAG cattTTGTTTGTGCGAAATGTGAAAAGCCATTCCTGGGTCATCGTCATTATGAGAGAAAAGGCTTGGCATATTGTGAAACCCACTACAATCAG ctGTTCGGTGATGTTTGTTTCCATTGCAATCGTGTGATTGAAGGAGATG TTGTGTCTGCTCTGAATAAGGCATGGTGTGTGAACTGTTTCGCTTGTTCAACCTGCAACACTAAGTTAACACTCAA GAATAAATTTGTTGAATTTGATATGAAGCCTGTCTGCAAAAAGTGCTATGAAAAGTTTCCTCTAGAGCTgaagaaaagactgaagaaactAGCTGAAACTTTGGGAAGGAAGTGA
- the LOC106041662 gene encoding LIM and senescent cell antigen-like-containing domain protein 1 isoform X3: MTALQLKELSQSGLYRRRRDRPDSVGQPAWQEEKLSNMANALANAICERCRGGFAPAEKIVNSNGELYHEQCFVCAQCFQQFPEGLFYEFEGRKYCEHDFQMLFAPCCHQCGEFIIGRVIKAMNNSWHPECFCCDICQQVLADIGFVKNAGRHLCRPCHNREKARGLGKYICQKCHAIIDEQPLIFKNDPYHPDHFNCANCGKELTADARELKGELYCLPCHDKMGVPICGACRRPIEGRVVNAMGKQWHVEHFVCAKCEKPFLGHRHYERKGLAYCETHYNQLFGDVCFHCNRVIEGDVVSALNKAWCVNCFACSTCNTKLTLKDKFVEIDLKPVCKHCYEKMPDEFKRRLAKREREAKDKEKQKKKKPICL, encoded by the exons ATGACGGCCTTGCAGCTGAAAGAGCTGTCACAGTCGGGTCTGTACAGGAGGAGACGGGATCGTCCGGATAGCGTGGGGCAGCCCgcctggcaggaggagaagctgag CAACATGGCGAATGCGCTCGCGAATGCCATCTGTGAGCGCTGTAGAGGTGGCTTTGCACCAGCAGAGAAAATTGTCAACAGCAACGGTGAGCTGTACCACGAGCAGTGCTTCGTGTGCGCCCAGTGCTTCCAGCAGTTTCCTGAAGGGCTCTTCTACGAG tttGAAGGGAGGAAGTACTGTGAACatgattttcaaatgcttttcgCCCCTTGCTGCCATCAGTGTG GTGAGTTCATTATTGGTCGTGTTATTAAGGCTATGAACAATAGTTGGCATCCAGAATGCTTCTGCTGTGACATCTGCCAACAAGTATTGGCAGATATTGGATTTGTCAAGAATGCTGGGAG ACATCTCTGCCGTCCTTGCCATAACAGGGAAAAGGCCAGAGGCTTGGGAAAGTACATTTGCCAGAAGTGTCATGCCATTATTGACGAACAGCCTCTCATATTCAAAAATGATCCTTATCACCCTGATCACTTCAACTGTGCAAACTGCGG GAAGGAGCTTACTGCTGATGCTCGTGAGTTGAAGGGAGAATTATATTGTTTACCCTGCCATGACAAAATGGGTGTCCCCATCTGTGGAGCATGTAGAAGACCAATTGAAGGACGAGTGGTGAATGCTATGGGCAAACAGTGGCATGTGGAG cattTTGTTTGTGCGAAATGTGAAAAGCCATTCCTGGGTCATCGTCATTATGAGAGAAAAGGCTTGGCATATTGTGAAACCCACTACAATCAG ctGTTCGGTGATGTTTGTTTCCATTGCAATCGTGTGATTGAAGGAGATG TTGTGTCTGCTCTGAATAAGGCATGGTGTGTGAACTGTTTCGCTTGTTCAACCTGCAACACTAAGTTAACACTCAA GGATAAGTTTGTCGAAATTGATCTAAAACCTGTCTGCAAACATTGTTATGAGAAAATGCCAGATGAATTTAAGCGACGCCTTGCCAAACGGGAACGTGAAGCGAAGGataaagagaagcagaaaaagaaaaagccaatctgtctgtaa
- the LOC106041662 gene encoding LIM and senescent cell antigen-like-containing domain protein 1 isoform X1 — translation MDFQRRAHPYAIPEDEEIAHEVARDGHNSAGNEGEKPVSKLQRRHSDIKLYKEFCDFYARFNMANALANAICERCRGGFAPAEKIVNSNGELYHEQCFVCAQCFQQFPEGLFYEFEGRKYCEHDFQMLFAPCCHQCGEFIIGRVIKAMNNSWHPECFCCDICQQVLADIGFVKNAGRHLCRPCHNREKARGLGKYICQKCHAIIDEQPLIFKNDPYHPDHFNCANCGKELTADARELKGELYCLPCHDKMGVPICGACRRPIEGRVVNAMGKQWHVEHFVCAKCEKPFLGHRHYERKGLAYCETHYNQLFGDVCFHCNRVIEGDVVSALNKAWCVNCFACSTCNTKLTLKDKFVEIDLKPVCKHCYEKMPDEFKRRLAKREREAKDKEKQKKKKPICL, via the exons ATGGACTTCCAGCGCAGAGCTCACCCCTACGCGATCCCGGAGGACGAAGAGATCGCCCACGAGGTCGCTCGCGATGGCCACAACTCTGCGGGAAACGAAGGCGAGAAACCAGTGTCAAAACTGCAGCGTAGGCACAGTGACATAAAACTCTACAAAGAGTTTTGTGACTTTTATGCAAGATT CAACATGGCGAATGCGCTCGCGAATGCCATCTGTGAGCGCTGTAGAGGTGGCTTTGCACCAGCAGAGAAAATTGTCAACAGCAACGGTGAGCTGTACCACGAGCAGTGCTTCGTGTGCGCCCAGTGCTTCCAGCAGTTTCCTGAAGGGCTCTTCTACGAG tttGAAGGGAGGAAGTACTGTGAACatgattttcaaatgcttttcgCCCCTTGCTGCCATCAGTGTG GTGAGTTCATTATTGGTCGTGTTATTAAGGCTATGAACAATAGTTGGCATCCAGAATGCTTCTGCTGTGACATCTGCCAACAAGTATTGGCAGATATTGGATTTGTCAAGAATGCTGGGAG ACATCTCTGCCGTCCTTGCCATAACAGGGAAAAGGCCAGAGGCTTGGGAAAGTACATTTGCCAGAAGTGTCATGCCATTATTGACGAACAGCCTCTCATATTCAAAAATGATCCTTATCACCCTGATCACTTCAACTGTGCAAACTGCGG GAAGGAGCTTACTGCTGATGCTCGTGAGTTGAAGGGAGAATTATATTGTTTACCCTGCCATGACAAAATGGGTGTCCCCATCTGTGGAGCATGTAGAAGACCAATTGAAGGACGAGTGGTGAATGCTATGGGCAAACAGTGGCATGTGGAG cattTTGTTTGTGCGAAATGTGAAAAGCCATTCCTGGGTCATCGTCATTATGAGAGAAAAGGCTTGGCATATTGTGAAACCCACTACAATCAG ctGTTCGGTGATGTTTGTTTCCATTGCAATCGTGTGATTGAAGGAGATG TTGTGTCTGCTCTGAATAAGGCATGGTGTGTGAACTGTTTCGCTTGTTCAACCTGCAACACTAAGTTAACACTCAA GGATAAGTTTGTCGAAATTGATCTAAAACCTGTCTGCAAACATTGTTATGAGAAAATGCCAGATGAATTTAAGCGACGCCTTGCCAAACGGGAACGTGAAGCGAAGGataaagagaagcagaaaaagaaaaagccaatctgtctgtaa
- the LOC106041662 gene encoding LIM and senescent cell antigen-like-containing domain protein 1 isoform X2: MDFQRRAHPYAIPEDEEIAHEVARDGHNSAGNEGEKPVSKLQRRHSDIKLYKEFCDFYARFNMANALANAICERCRGGFAPAEKIVNSNGELYHEQCFVCAQCFQQFPEGLFYEFEGRKYCEHDFQMLFAPCCHQCGEFIIGRVIKAMNNSWHPECFCCDICQQVLADIGFVKNAGRHLCRPCHNREKARGLGKYICQKCHAIIDEQPLIFKNDPYHPDHFNCANCGKELTADARELKGELYCLPCHDKMGVPICGACRRPIEGRVVNAMGKQWHVEHFVCAKCEKPFLGHRHYERKGLAYCETHYNQLFGDVCFHCNRVIEGDVVSALNKAWCVNCFACSTCNTKLTLKNKFVEFDMKPVCKKCYEKFPLELKKRLKKLAETLGRK; this comes from the exons ATGGACTTCCAGCGCAGAGCTCACCCCTACGCGATCCCGGAGGACGAAGAGATCGCCCACGAGGTCGCTCGCGATGGCCACAACTCTGCGGGAAACGAAGGCGAGAAACCAGTGTCAAAACTGCAGCGTAGGCACAGTGACATAAAACTCTACAAAGAGTTTTGTGACTTTTATGCAAGATT CAACATGGCGAATGCGCTCGCGAATGCCATCTGTGAGCGCTGTAGAGGTGGCTTTGCACCAGCAGAGAAAATTGTCAACAGCAACGGTGAGCTGTACCACGAGCAGTGCTTCGTGTGCGCCCAGTGCTTCCAGCAGTTTCCTGAAGGGCTCTTCTACGAG tttGAAGGGAGGAAGTACTGTGAACatgattttcaaatgcttttcgCCCCTTGCTGCCATCAGTGTG GTGAGTTCATTATTGGTCGTGTTATTAAGGCTATGAACAATAGTTGGCATCCAGAATGCTTCTGCTGTGACATCTGCCAACAAGTATTGGCAGATATTGGATTTGTCAAGAATGCTGGGAG ACATCTCTGCCGTCCTTGCCATAACAGGGAAAAGGCCAGAGGCTTGGGAAAGTACATTTGCCAGAAGTGTCATGCCATTATTGACGAACAGCCTCTCATATTCAAAAATGATCCTTATCACCCTGATCACTTCAACTGTGCAAACTGCGG GAAGGAGCTTACTGCTGATGCTCGTGAGTTGAAGGGAGAATTATATTGTTTACCCTGCCATGACAAAATGGGTGTCCCCATCTGTGGAGCATGTAGAAGACCAATTGAAGGACGAGTGGTGAATGCTATGGGCAAACAGTGGCATGTGGAG cattTTGTTTGTGCGAAATGTGAAAAGCCATTCCTGGGTCATCGTCATTATGAGAGAAAAGGCTTGGCATATTGTGAAACCCACTACAATCAG ctGTTCGGTGATGTTTGTTTCCATTGCAATCGTGTGATTGAAGGAGATG TTGTGTCTGCTCTGAATAAGGCATGGTGTGTGAACTGTTTCGCTTGTTCAACCTGCAACACTAAGTTAACACTCAA GAATAAATTTGTTGAATTTGATATGAAGCCTGTCTGCAAAAAGTGCTATGAAAAGTTTCCTCTAGAGCTgaagaaaagactgaagaaactAGCTGAAACTTTGGGAAGGAAGTGA
- the LOC106041662 gene encoding LIM and senescent cell antigen-like-containing domain protein 1 isoform X6 has translation MLGVAAAAGMTNSNMANALANAICERCRGGFAPAEKIVNSNGELYHEQCFVCAQCFQQFPEGLFYEFEGRKYCEHDFQMLFAPCCHQCGEFIIGRVIKAMNNSWHPECFCCDICQQVLADIGFVKNAGRHLCRPCHNREKARGLGKYICQKCHAIIDEQPLIFKNDPYHPDHFNCANCGKELTADARELKGELYCLPCHDKMGVPICGACRRPIEGRVVNAMGKQWHVEHFVCAKCEKPFLGHRHYERKGLAYCETHYNQLFGDVCFHCNRVIEGDVVSALNKAWCVNCFACSTCNTKLTLKDKFVEIDLKPVCKHCYEKMPDEFKRRLAKREREAKDKEKQKKKKPICL, from the exons CAACATGGCGAATGCGCTCGCGAATGCCATCTGTGAGCGCTGTAGAGGTGGCTTTGCACCAGCAGAGAAAATTGTCAACAGCAACGGTGAGCTGTACCACGAGCAGTGCTTCGTGTGCGCCCAGTGCTTCCAGCAGTTTCCTGAAGGGCTCTTCTACGAG tttGAAGGGAGGAAGTACTGTGAACatgattttcaaatgcttttcgCCCCTTGCTGCCATCAGTGTG GTGAGTTCATTATTGGTCGTGTTATTAAGGCTATGAACAATAGTTGGCATCCAGAATGCTTCTGCTGTGACATCTGCCAACAAGTATTGGCAGATATTGGATTTGTCAAGAATGCTGGGAG ACATCTCTGCCGTCCTTGCCATAACAGGGAAAAGGCCAGAGGCTTGGGAAAGTACATTTGCCAGAAGTGTCATGCCATTATTGACGAACAGCCTCTCATATTCAAAAATGATCCTTATCACCCTGATCACTTCAACTGTGCAAACTGCGG GAAGGAGCTTACTGCTGATGCTCGTGAGTTGAAGGGAGAATTATATTGTTTACCCTGCCATGACAAAATGGGTGTCCCCATCTGTGGAGCATGTAGAAGACCAATTGAAGGACGAGTGGTGAATGCTATGGGCAAACAGTGGCATGTGGAG cattTTGTTTGTGCGAAATGTGAAAAGCCATTCCTGGGTCATCGTCATTATGAGAGAAAAGGCTTGGCATATTGTGAAACCCACTACAATCAG ctGTTCGGTGATGTTTGTTTCCATTGCAATCGTGTGATTGAAGGAGATG TTGTGTCTGCTCTGAATAAGGCATGGTGTGTGAACTGTTTCGCTTGTTCAACCTGCAACACTAAGTTAACACTCAA GGATAAGTTTGTCGAAATTGATCTAAAACCTGTCTGCAAACATTGTTATGAGAAAATGCCAGATGAATTTAAGCGACGCCTTGCCAAACGGGAACGTGAAGCGAAGGataaagagaagcagaaaaagaaaaagccaatctgtctgtaa
- the LOC106041662 gene encoding LIM and senescent cell antigen-like-containing domain protein 1 isoform X7, producing MHTNREACTSLSNMANALANAICERCRGGFAPAEKIVNSNGELYHEQCFVCAQCFQQFPEGLFYEFEGRKYCEHDFQMLFAPCCHQCGEFIIGRVIKAMNNSWHPECFCCDICQQVLADIGFVKNAGRHLCRPCHNREKARGLGKYICQKCHAIIDEQPLIFKNDPYHPDHFNCANCGKELTADARELKGELYCLPCHDKMGVPICGACRRPIEGRVVNAMGKQWHVEHFVCAKCEKPFLGHRHYERKGLAYCETHYNQLFGDVCFHCNRVIEGDVVSALNKAWCVNCFACSTCNTKLTLKDKFVEIDLKPVCKHCYEKMPDEFKRRLAKREREAKDKEKQKKKKPICL from the exons CAACATGGCGAATGCGCTCGCGAATGCCATCTGTGAGCGCTGTAGAGGTGGCTTTGCACCAGCAGAGAAAATTGTCAACAGCAACGGTGAGCTGTACCACGAGCAGTGCTTCGTGTGCGCCCAGTGCTTCCAGCAGTTTCCTGAAGGGCTCTTCTACGAG tttGAAGGGAGGAAGTACTGTGAACatgattttcaaatgcttttcgCCCCTTGCTGCCATCAGTGTG GTGAGTTCATTATTGGTCGTGTTATTAAGGCTATGAACAATAGTTGGCATCCAGAATGCTTCTGCTGTGACATCTGCCAACAAGTATTGGCAGATATTGGATTTGTCAAGAATGCTGGGAG ACATCTCTGCCGTCCTTGCCATAACAGGGAAAAGGCCAGAGGCTTGGGAAAGTACATTTGCCAGAAGTGTCATGCCATTATTGACGAACAGCCTCTCATATTCAAAAATGATCCTTATCACCCTGATCACTTCAACTGTGCAAACTGCGG GAAGGAGCTTACTGCTGATGCTCGTGAGTTGAAGGGAGAATTATATTGTTTACCCTGCCATGACAAAATGGGTGTCCCCATCTGTGGAGCATGTAGAAGACCAATTGAAGGACGAGTGGTGAATGCTATGGGCAAACAGTGGCATGTGGAG cattTTGTTTGTGCGAAATGTGAAAAGCCATTCCTGGGTCATCGTCATTATGAGAGAAAAGGCTTGGCATATTGTGAAACCCACTACAATCAG ctGTTCGGTGATGTTTGTTTCCATTGCAATCGTGTGATTGAAGGAGATG TTGTGTCTGCTCTGAATAAGGCATGGTGTGTGAACTGTTTCGCTTGTTCAACCTGCAACACTAAGTTAACACTCAA GGATAAGTTTGTCGAAATTGATCTAAAACCTGTCTGCAAACATTGTTATGAGAAAATGCCAGATGAATTTAAGCGACGCCTTGCCAAACGGGAACGTGAAGCGAAGGataaagagaagcagaaaaagaaaaagccaatctgtctgtaa
- the LOC106041662 gene encoding LIM and senescent cell antigen-like-containing domain protein 1 isoform X4, translating into MCKQWVFTVKLYMGKAAHCEPAAGEDTPCYNMANALANAICERCRGGFAPAEKIVNSNGELYHEQCFVCAQCFQQFPEGLFYEFEGRKYCEHDFQMLFAPCCHQCGEFIIGRVIKAMNNSWHPECFCCDICQQVLADIGFVKNAGRHLCRPCHNREKARGLGKYICQKCHAIIDEQPLIFKNDPYHPDHFNCANCGKELTADARELKGELYCLPCHDKMGVPICGACRRPIEGRVVNAMGKQWHVEHFVCAKCEKPFLGHRHYERKGLAYCETHYNQLFGDVCFHCNRVIEGDVVSALNKAWCVNCFACSTCNTKLTLKDKFVEIDLKPVCKHCYEKMPDEFKRRLAKREREAKDKEKQKKKKPICL; encoded by the exons CAACATGGCGAATGCGCTCGCGAATGCCATCTGTGAGCGCTGTAGAGGTGGCTTTGCACCAGCAGAGAAAATTGTCAACAGCAACGGTGAGCTGTACCACGAGCAGTGCTTCGTGTGCGCCCAGTGCTTCCAGCAGTTTCCTGAAGGGCTCTTCTACGAG tttGAAGGGAGGAAGTACTGTGAACatgattttcaaatgcttttcgCCCCTTGCTGCCATCAGTGTG GTGAGTTCATTATTGGTCGTGTTATTAAGGCTATGAACAATAGTTGGCATCCAGAATGCTTCTGCTGTGACATCTGCCAACAAGTATTGGCAGATATTGGATTTGTCAAGAATGCTGGGAG ACATCTCTGCCGTCCTTGCCATAACAGGGAAAAGGCCAGAGGCTTGGGAAAGTACATTTGCCAGAAGTGTCATGCCATTATTGACGAACAGCCTCTCATATTCAAAAATGATCCTTATCACCCTGATCACTTCAACTGTGCAAACTGCGG GAAGGAGCTTACTGCTGATGCTCGTGAGTTGAAGGGAGAATTATATTGTTTACCCTGCCATGACAAAATGGGTGTCCCCATCTGTGGAGCATGTAGAAGACCAATTGAAGGACGAGTGGTGAATGCTATGGGCAAACAGTGGCATGTGGAG cattTTGTTTGTGCGAAATGTGAAAAGCCATTCCTGGGTCATCGTCATTATGAGAGAAAAGGCTTGGCATATTGTGAAACCCACTACAATCAG ctGTTCGGTGATGTTTGTTTCCATTGCAATCGTGTGATTGAAGGAGATG TTGTGTCTGCTCTGAATAAGGCATGGTGTGTGAACTGTTTCGCTTGTTCAACCTGCAACACTAAGTTAACACTCAA GGATAAGTTTGTCGAAATTGATCTAAAACCTGTCTGCAAACATTGTTATGAGAAAATGCCAGATGAATTTAAGCGACGCCTTGCCAAACGGGAACGTGAAGCGAAGGataaagagaagcagaaaaagaaaaagccaatctgtctgtaa
- the LOC106041662 gene encoding LIM and senescent cell antigen-like-containing domain protein 1 isoform X8 produces MANALANAICERCRGGFAPAEKIVNSNGELYHEQCFVCAQCFQQFPEGLFYEFEGRKYCEHDFQMLFAPCCHQCGEFIIGRVIKAMNNSWHPECFCCDICQQVLADIGFVKNAGRHLCRPCHNREKARGLGKYICQKCHAIIDEQPLIFKNDPYHPDHFNCANCGKELTADARELKGELYCLPCHDKMGVPICGACRRPIEGRVVNAMGKQWHVEHFVCAKCEKPFLGHRHYERKGLAYCETHYNQLFGDVCFHCNRVIEGDVVSALNKAWCVNCFACSTCNTKLTLKDKFVEIDLKPVCKHCYEKMPDEFKRRLAKREREAKDKEKQKKKKPICL; encoded by the exons ATGGCGAATGCGCTCGCGAATGCCATCTGTGAGCGCTGTAGAGGTGGCTTTGCACCAGCAGAGAAAATTGTCAACAGCAACGGTGAGCTGTACCACGAGCAGTGCTTCGTGTGCGCCCAGTGCTTCCAGCAGTTTCCTGAAGGGCTCTTCTACGAG tttGAAGGGAGGAAGTACTGTGAACatgattttcaaatgcttttcgCCCCTTGCTGCCATCAGTGTG GTGAGTTCATTATTGGTCGTGTTATTAAGGCTATGAACAATAGTTGGCATCCAGAATGCTTCTGCTGTGACATCTGCCAACAAGTATTGGCAGATATTGGATTTGTCAAGAATGCTGGGAG ACATCTCTGCCGTCCTTGCCATAACAGGGAAAAGGCCAGAGGCTTGGGAAAGTACATTTGCCAGAAGTGTCATGCCATTATTGACGAACAGCCTCTCATATTCAAAAATGATCCTTATCACCCTGATCACTTCAACTGTGCAAACTGCGG GAAGGAGCTTACTGCTGATGCTCGTGAGTTGAAGGGAGAATTATATTGTTTACCCTGCCATGACAAAATGGGTGTCCCCATCTGTGGAGCATGTAGAAGACCAATTGAAGGACGAGTGGTGAATGCTATGGGCAAACAGTGGCATGTGGAG cattTTGTTTGTGCGAAATGTGAAAAGCCATTCCTGGGTCATCGTCATTATGAGAGAAAAGGCTTGGCATATTGTGAAACCCACTACAATCAG ctGTTCGGTGATGTTTGTTTCCATTGCAATCGTGTGATTGAAGGAGATG TTGTGTCTGCTCTGAATAAGGCATGGTGTGTGAACTGTTTCGCTTGTTCAACCTGCAACACTAAGTTAACACTCAA GGATAAGTTTGTCGAAATTGATCTAAAACCTGTCTGCAAACATTGTTATGAGAAAATGCCAGATGAATTTAAGCGACGCCTTGCCAAACGGGAACGTGAAGCGAAGGataaagagaagcagaaaaagaaaaagccaatctgtctgtaa